One Streptomyces sp. CNQ-509 DNA window includes the following coding sequences:
- a CDS encoding HTTM domain-containing protein has product MRMMLVEREVSLHAAAVLRIGYGTLYFAFLLREFPHRDELWGPEAPWTPDLARQLFDQTSWTSFLTLSDDPLYFELCYGAALLTSLLFAAGWRTRATSLLFAFVVTSFHARAIFSTDGGDNIVLLMAVYLCFTACGRRWSLDARRACRARGRGTAKGNLSMAPWLCQLETARRQVTTLLHNCGMFVIAAQVCIVYGAAGLYKVQGDTWGNGTALHYVTHLDLFQPWPALSGLASEHLQLLALAGYMAVLLQISFPFVLFGRLKYPVLVMTLGMHLGIAVLMGLPFFSGAMIIADAVFLPDRFYRAAEAGLHSLRRRTNTEDAVPPPGKTTSVPAQHLPGTQTPATTDPARTSR; this is encoded by the coding sequence ATGCGCATGATGCTCGTAGAGAGAGAGGTGTCCCTCCACGCCGCAGCCGTGCTGCGCATCGGGTACGGAACGCTCTACTTCGCGTTCTTGCTCAGAGAGTTTCCGCACCGGGACGAGCTGTGGGGGCCCGAAGCACCCTGGACACCGGATCTCGCGCGGCAGCTCTTCGACCAGACGAGCTGGACCAGTTTCCTGACGCTCTCCGACGACCCGCTCTACTTCGAACTCTGCTACGGGGCCGCACTCCTCACCTCTCTGCTCTTCGCGGCCGGATGGCGCACCAGGGCGACATCACTCCTGTTCGCCTTCGTCGTGACGTCCTTCCACGCCCGGGCCATCTTCAGCACCGACGGCGGAGACAACATCGTCCTGCTCATGGCGGTGTATCTCTGCTTCACCGCCTGCGGCCGCCGCTGGTCGCTTGACGCGCGCCGTGCCTGCCGCGCGAGGGGACGCGGTACGGCCAAGGGGAACCTGTCCATGGCCCCCTGGCTCTGCCAACTGGAAACCGCTCGACGACAGGTGACGACGCTGCTGCACAACTGCGGCATGTTCGTCATCGCCGCTCAGGTCTGCATCGTCTACGGGGCCGCCGGGCTCTACAAGGTGCAAGGAGACACCTGGGGCAACGGAACCGCGCTGCACTACGTCACACACCTCGACCTCTTCCAGCCCTGGCCCGCGCTCTCCGGCCTCGCGTCCGAGCACCTGCAACTGCTCGCTCTCGCCGGCTACATGGCGGTGCTGCTCCAGATTTCGTTCCCCTTCGTACTGTTCGGCAGGCTCAAGTATCCGGTGCTGGTCATGACGCTGGGCATGCACCTGGGAATCGCCGTACTCATGGGCCTTCCCTTCTTCTCCGGCGCGATGATCATCGCGGACGCGGTGTTCCTGCCAGACCGCTTCTACCGAGCCGCCGAAGCCGGACTCCACTCCCTCCGGCGCCGTACGAACACCGAAGACGCAGTGCCCCCTCCCGGCAAGACGACGTCCGTACCCGCACAGCACCTCCCCGGGACACAGACGCCGGCCACGACCGACCCCGCCCGCACAAGCAGATGA
- a CDS encoding YbhN family protein has protein sequence MPVVNPCSTGSRTRWTRIGRLWWVLAAGLITVGLLLAVSQRGELRRALELLTHVSPAKALVALVCQAGCLACLAGLQQWLLAVGGVRVSLAAMGRLVLAANAMAGALPGGAAFGTAWLYREFRRRGADRALTAGVLAASGVFSALALVVVIVLGVLLAGTRGPGMTLLWALAILALLALAGLIVLRSPAVRKALGRRWERIAARHEGLGSAGRATRDLIAHARTVRPGLRPWLTPAALALLNWLLDAACLLASLWALGLPVPWSGLLLAFALVQIPVSARITPGGLGIAEASLTGLLVVYGLHPGQAFAATLLYRIFSYWLLEPIGGACWLVTALERKR, from the coding sequence GTGCCGGTCGTGAATCCGTGCAGTACGGGCTCGCGTACCCGGTGGACGCGCATCGGCCGGCTCTGGTGGGTGCTGGCGGCCGGGCTGATCACGGTGGGGCTGCTGCTGGCGGTCTCGCAGCGCGGCGAACTGCGCCGCGCCCTCGAACTGCTGACCCACGTGAGCCCGGCCAAGGCGCTGGTCGCGCTGGTGTGCCAGGCGGGGTGCCTGGCGTGCCTGGCCGGGCTGCAGCAGTGGCTGCTGGCGGTCGGCGGGGTGCGGGTGTCGCTGGCCGCGATGGGCCGGTTGGTGCTGGCGGCGAACGCGATGGCCGGTGCGCTGCCGGGCGGCGCGGCGTTCGGCACGGCCTGGCTCTACCGGGAGTTCCGGCGCCGGGGCGCGGACCGGGCGCTGACGGCGGGGGTGCTGGCGGCCTCCGGAGTGTTCTCCGCGCTGGCCCTGGTGGTCGTGATCGTGCTGGGCGTGCTCCTGGCCGGGACCCGGGGGCCGGGCATGACTCTGCTGTGGGCGCTCGCCATCCTGGCGCTGCTGGCCCTGGCCGGCCTGATCGTGCTGCGCTCACCGGCCGTACGGAAGGCGCTCGGCCGCCGCTGGGAGCGGATCGCGGCCCGGCACGAGGGCCTCGGCTCGGCCGGCCGGGCGACCCGGGACCTCATCGCGCACGCCCGCACGGTCCGGCCCGGGCTGCGCCCCTGGCTGACGCCGGCCGCGCTGGCCCTGCTCAACTGGCTGCTCGACGCGGCCTGCCTGCTGGCCAGCCTGTGGGCGCTGGGTCTCCCGGTGCCCTGGAGCGGCCTGCTGCTCGCCTTCGCGCTGGTGCAGATCCCGGTCAGCGCCCGCATCACCCCCGGCGGGCTGGGCATCGCGGAGGCCAGCCTGACGGGCCTGCTGGTCGTCTACGGGCTCCACCCCGGCCAGGCGTTCGCCGCAACGCTGCTCTACCGGATCTTCAGTTACTGGCTGCTCGAACCGATCGGCGGGGCCTGCTGGCTCGTCACCGCACTGGAGCGCAAGCGGTGA
- a CDS encoding DUF3500 domain-containing protein produces the protein MGGSDEPTATAGTGTAGTAATAARMREAARALLSVLAPEQVRELRAGPARLDTPELREWTYLPGPRPGLSTEELDGDQREAVDALLAAAHSAHGGRLAAGAIEVERHRRELAGRPGPDRYWLRLLGDPDGEGPWGWRMNGHHLAVHVLITPTGLRVTPHFVGSEPAVVASGPRAGRLLGPEEDLARELVTDLDTAARTTAVYSAEPPDDILTRADPFADPDLLPPGLTYAAMTPAQHALLERLVRRYLARAPEAYARACWSDTVAGGLERLSFAWAGGLAPGDRHYYCVRAPDFLIEYDNTQDDGNHAHSVWRHTRHDWGLDLLRAHYESGHG, from the coding sequence GTGGGCGGGTCCGACGAACCAACGGCGACGGCCGGGACGGGGACGGCCGGCACGGCGGCGACCGCGGCGCGGATGCGGGAGGCCGCGCGGGCGCTGCTGTCGGTGCTGGCGCCTGAGCAGGTACGGGAGCTGCGCGCCGGGCCCGCCCGGCTGGACACGCCGGAGCTGCGCGAGTGGACATACCTGCCGGGACCCCGCCCCGGCCTGTCCACCGAGGAACTGGACGGCGACCAGCGCGAGGCCGTCGACGCGCTGCTCGCCGCGGCGCACAGCGCGCACGGCGGGCGGCTGGCGGCCGGGGCGATCGAGGTGGAGCGCCACCGCCGCGAGCTGGCCGGCCGCCCCGGGCCCGACCGCTACTGGCTGCGGCTGCTCGGCGACCCGGACGGCGAAGGGCCGTGGGGCTGGCGGATGAACGGCCACCACCTGGCCGTACACGTGCTGATCACGCCCACGGGGCTGCGGGTCACCCCGCACTTCGTCGGCTCGGAGCCCGCGGTCGTCGCCTCGGGACCGCGGGCGGGACGGCTGCTGGGACCCGAGGAGGATCTGGCCCGCGAACTGGTCACGGACCTGGACACCGCCGCCCGCACCACGGCGGTCTACTCCGCCGAGCCCCCGGACGACATCCTCACCCGCGCCGACCCCTTCGCCGACCCGGACCTGCTGCCGCCGGGCCTGACGTATGCGGCCATGACCCCGGCCCAGCACGCGCTGCTGGAGCGCCTGGTCCGCCGCTACCTGGCGCGGGCACCCGAGGCGTACGCGCGCGCATGCTGGTCGGACACGGTGGCCGGGGGCCTGGAGCGGCTCTCGTTCGCCTGGGCCGGCGGCCTCGCCCCGGGCGACCGGCACTACTACTGCGTACGCGCCCCTGACTTCCTCATCGAGTACGACAACACCCAGGACGACGGCAACCACGCCCACTCCGTATGGCGCCACACGCGCCACGACTGGGGCCTTGACCTCCTCCGCGCCCACTACGAGAGCGGCCACGGATGA
- a CDS encoding FAD/NAD(P)-binding domain-containing protein has translation MSNGQLNVCVVGAGPRGLSVLERICANERKSPSHGELRVHVVDPHPPGAGRVWRTDQPDLLLMNTVASQVTVYTDDSVEMEGPIEAGPSLYEWARSVVRGDGGGPELPGGALAEARQLGPDDYPTRAFYGHYLGDTFHRVVAGAPEHVTVLVHRSTAIALDEEEDGAGQCLALADGTRLHHLDAVVLAQGHLPARATEREKELAREAAVCGLVLVTPVNPADADLSGIKPGQNVVLRGLGLNFFDHLALLTTGRGGRFERSGDRLVYRPSGREPRLFAGSRRGVPYHARGHNEKGAHGRYEPRLLTPEVIARLRERGAAGRRVYFAVDLWPLIAKEVASVYYGALLAARGRGEEREAFVARYLAAPTAEVEAALLDEHRIPAADRWDWDRIDRPYATREFASRDEFRDWLLGHLAEDVREAREGNVSGPLKAALDVLRDLRNEIRLVVDHGGLEGISYRDDLQNWYTPLNAYLSIGPPASRIEETIALAHAGILEFMGPELRVRIDRTGAEPAFVAESSRVKGPPVRAEALIEARLPEPDIRRTADPLLTHLLATGQCRPYRISSDSGADVVTGGLAVGERPYRLLDAAGVLHPRRFAYGVPTEAVHWVTAAGIRPGVNSVTLGDSDAIARAVLALTPADGPRPHATEELS, from the coding sequence ATGTCCAACGGGCAGTTGAACGTCTGCGTCGTCGGCGCCGGGCCGCGCGGCCTGTCGGTCCTGGAGCGGATCTGCGCCAACGAGCGAAAGTCCCCGTCCCACGGGGAGCTGCGCGTCCACGTCGTCGACCCGCACCCGCCGGGGGCGGGCCGGGTGTGGCGCACCGACCAGCCGGATCTGCTGCTCATGAACACCGTCGCCTCCCAGGTCACCGTCTACACCGACGACAGCGTGGAGATGGAGGGGCCGATCGAGGCCGGGCCCAGCCTGTACGAGTGGGCGCGGTCCGTCGTGCGGGGCGACGGGGGCGGCCCCGAGCTGCCGGGCGGTGCCCTGGCCGAGGCGCGCCAGTTGGGGCCCGACGACTATCCGACGCGGGCGTTCTACGGGCACTACCTGGGCGACACCTTCCACCGGGTGGTGGCCGGCGCCCCCGAGCACGTGACCGTGCTCGTCCACCGGTCCACGGCGATCGCGCTGGACGAGGAGGAGGACGGGGCCGGCCAGTGCCTCGCCCTCGCGGACGGCACCCGCTTACATCACCTCGATGCCGTCGTCCTCGCCCAGGGGCACCTGCCGGCGCGCGCCACCGAGCGTGAGAAGGAGCTGGCGCGGGAGGCGGCCGTGTGCGGGCTCGTGCTCGTCACGCCCGTGAACCCCGCCGACGCCGACCTGTCCGGGATCAAGCCGGGGCAGAACGTGGTGCTGCGCGGGCTCGGGCTGAACTTCTTCGACCACCTCGCCCTGCTCACCACCGGCCGCGGCGGCCGGTTCGAGCGCAGCGGCGACCGGCTGGTGTACCGGCCGTCGGGCCGCGAGCCGCGGCTGTTCGCGGGCTCCCGGCGCGGCGTTCCGTACCACGCGCGCGGCCACAACGAGAAGGGCGCGCACGGCCGTTACGAGCCGCGGCTGCTCACCCCCGAGGTCATCGCCCGGCTGCGCGAGCGCGGCGCCGCGGGCCGGCGGGTGTACTTCGCCGTCGACCTGTGGCCGCTGATCGCCAAGGAGGTCGCGAGCGTCTACTACGGCGCCCTCCTCGCGGCGCGGGGCCGGGGAGAGGAGCGGGAGGCGTTCGTCGCGCGATACCTCGCCGCGCCGACCGCCGAGGTGGAGGCCGCGCTGCTCGACGAGCACCGGATCCCCGCCGCGGACCGCTGGGACTGGGACCGCATCGACCGCCCGTACGCGACACGCGAGTTCGCCAGCCGGGACGAGTTCCGCGACTGGCTGCTCGGGCACCTCGCCGAGGACGTCCGCGAGGCCCGCGAGGGCAACGTCAGCGGGCCGCTCAAGGCGGCGCTCGACGTGCTGCGCGACCTGCGCAACGAGATCCGCCTCGTCGTCGACCACGGCGGTCTGGAAGGCATCTCGTACCGCGACGACCTGCAGAACTGGTACACGCCGCTGAATGCCTACCTGTCCATCGGCCCGCCCGCCTCCCGGATCGAGGAGACCATCGCGCTCGCCCACGCGGGCATCCTGGAGTTCATGGGCCCGGAGCTGCGCGTACGCATCGACCGTACGGGCGCAGAACCGGCGTTCGTCGCCGAGTCGAGCCGGGTCAAGGGCCCGCCGGTGCGGGCCGAGGCGCTCATCGAGGCGCGGCTGCCCGAGCCCGACATCCGGCGCACCGCCGACCCGCTGCTCACCCACCTCCTCGCCACCGGCCAGTGCCGCCCGTACCGCATCTCCAGCGACTCCGGTGCCGACGTGGTGACCGGCGGACTGGCCGTCGGCGAGCGCCCGTACCGCCTGCTCGACGCGGCGGGAGTGCTCCACCCCCGCCGCTTCGCCTACGGCGTGCCGACCGAGGCCGTGCACTGGGTGACCGCCGCGGGTATACGCCCCGGGGTGAACTCCGTGACGCTCGGCGACTCCGACGCCATCGCCCGCGCCGTCCTCGCCCTCACCCCCGCGGACGGCCCGCGCCCCCATGCCACCGAGGAGCTTTCGTGA
- a CDS encoding excinuclease ABC subunit UvrA: MATRKDTPAPEQHAADSHDLIRVHGARENNLRNVDVEIPKRRLTVFTGVSGSGKSSLVFDTIAAESQRMINETYSTFVQGFMPTLARPDVDVLEGLTTAIIVDQERMGANARSTVGTATDANALLRILFSRLGEPHVGPPNAFSFNVASAQGTGAVTVDRGAGETVKEVAFTSTGGMCPRCEGMGSISDIDLSELYDETKSLSEGAITIPGYKAGGWMVRLYAESGFFDPDKPIGKFTDKELHDFLHHEQTKLKVSGMNVTYEGLVPRVQKSFLSKDRESMQPHIRAFVDRIATFTACPECEGTRLSAAARSSKVAGISIADACAMQINDLAEWARALDEPSVAPLLKTLRETLDSFVEIGLGYLSLDRPSGTLSGGEAQRTKMIRHLGSSLTDTTYVFDEPTTGLHPHDIRRMNDLLLRLRDKGNTVMVVEHKSEVISIADHIVDLGPGAGTAGGTVCYEGTVDGLRAAGTVTGRHLDDRAGLKDTVRKATGALEIRGASTHNLQNVDVDIPLGVLCVVTGVAGSGKSSLVHSSLPAGAGVVSVDQGAIRGSRRSNPATYTGLLDPIRKAFANANGVKPALFSANSEGACPACKGAGVIYTDLGIMAGVSTTCEECDGKRFQASVLDYRFGGRDISEVLAMPVAEAEEFFAGGEARTPAAHRILRRLTDVGLGYVSIGQPLTTLSGGERQRLKLATHMGDKGGIYVLDEPTTGLHLADVEQLLGLLDRLVDGGKSVIVIEHHQAVMAHADWIVDLGPGAGHDGGRVVFEGTPADLVADRSTLTGEHLAEYVGA; this comes from the coding sequence ATGGCCACCAGGAAGGACACGCCGGCACCCGAGCAGCACGCCGCCGACAGCCACGACCTGATCCGTGTGCACGGAGCGCGCGAGAACAATCTGCGGAACGTCGACGTGGAGATCCCCAAGCGGCGGCTGACGGTCTTCACCGGCGTCTCCGGCTCGGGGAAGAGCTCGCTGGTCTTCGACACGATCGCCGCCGAGTCGCAGCGGATGATCAACGAGACGTACAGCACCTTCGTGCAGGGCTTCATGCCGACCCTCGCCCGGCCGGACGTGGACGTCCTCGAAGGGCTGACCACCGCGATCATCGTCGACCAGGAGCGCATGGGCGCCAACGCCCGCTCCACCGTCGGCACCGCCACCGACGCCAACGCGCTGCTGCGCATCCTCTTCAGCCGCCTCGGCGAGCCGCACGTCGGCCCGCCGAACGCCTTCTCCTTCAACGTCGCCTCCGCCCAGGGCACCGGCGCCGTCACCGTCGACCGCGGCGCGGGGGAGACGGTCAAGGAGGTGGCCTTCACCAGCACCGGCGGCATGTGCCCGCGCTGCGAGGGCATGGGCAGCATCTCCGACATCGACCTGAGCGAGCTGTACGACGAGACCAAGTCGCTCTCCGAGGGCGCGATCACCATCCCCGGTTACAAGGCCGGCGGCTGGATGGTGCGCCTCTACGCGGAGTCCGGTTTCTTCGACCCCGACAAGCCGATCGGCAAGTTCACCGACAAGGAGCTGCACGACTTCCTCCACCACGAGCAGACCAAGCTCAAGGTGAGCGGCATGAACGTGACCTACGAGGGTCTCGTTCCGCGGGTGCAGAAGTCCTTCCTGTCCAAGGACCGCGAGTCGATGCAGCCGCACATCCGGGCCTTCGTGGACCGGATCGCCACCTTCACCGCCTGCCCCGAGTGCGAGGGCACCCGGCTCAGCGCGGCCGCCCGCTCCTCCAAGGTCGCCGGCATCAGCATCGCCGATGCCTGCGCCATGCAGATCAACGACCTGGCCGAGTGGGCACGCGCACTGGACGAGCCCTCCGTGGCGCCGCTGCTGAAGACGCTGCGGGAGACGCTCGACTCGTTCGTGGAGATCGGCCTCGGCTATCTGTCGCTCGATCGCCCCTCGGGCACCCTGTCCGGCGGCGAGGCGCAGCGCACCAAGATGATCCGCCACCTCGGCTCCTCGCTCACCGACACCACCTACGTCTTCGACGAGCCCACCACCGGGCTGCACCCGCACGACATCCGGCGGATGAACGACCTGCTGCTGCGGCTGCGCGACAAGGGCAACACGGTGATGGTCGTCGAGCACAAGTCGGAGGTCATTTCGATCGCCGACCACATCGTGGACCTCGGCCCCGGCGCCGGCACCGCCGGGGGCACGGTCTGCTACGAGGGCACGGTGGACGGGCTGCGCGCCGCCGGCACGGTCACCGGCCGCCACCTCGACGACCGCGCCGGGCTCAAGGACACCGTGCGCAAGGCCACCGGCGCCCTGGAGATCCGCGGCGCAAGCACGCACAACCTCCAGAACGTCGACGTCGACATCCCCCTCGGCGTCCTCTGCGTGGTCACCGGCGTCGCCGGCTCCGGCAAGAGCTCGCTGGTGCACTCCTCGCTCCCCGCCGGTGCGGGCGTGGTCTCCGTCGACCAGGGCGCCATCCGCGGCTCCCGCCGCAGCAACCCGGCGACGTACACCGGGCTGCTCGACCCCATCCGCAAGGCGTTCGCGAACGCCAACGGCGTGAAGCCGGCGCTCTTCAGCGCCAACTCCGAGGGGGCCTGCCCCGCCTGCAAGGGCGCCGGCGTGATCTACACGGACCTCGGCATCATGGCCGGCGTCTCCACCACCTGCGAGGAGTGCGACGGCAAGAGGTTCCAGGCATCCGTCCTCGACTACCGTTTCGGCGGGCGCGACATCAGCGAGGTGCTGGCCATGCCCGTCGCGGAGGCCGAGGAGTTCTTCGCCGGGGGCGAGGCCCGTACGCCCGCGGCCCACCGGATACTCCGGCGGCTGACCGACGTCGGCCTCGGCTACGTCAGCATCGGTCAGCCGCTGACCACCCTGTCCGGCGGCGAGCGGCAGCGGCTCAAGCTGGCCACGCACATGGGCGACAAGGGCGGGATCTACGTCCTGGACGAGCCGACGACGGGACTGCACCTGGCGGACGTGGAGCAGTTGCTCGGACTGCTCGACCGACTGGTCGACGGCGGCAAGTCGGTCATCGTCATCGAGCACCACCAGGCCGTCATGGCGCACGCCGACTGGATCGTCGACCTCGGCCCCGGCGCCGGCCACGACGGCGGCCGGGTCGTCTTCGAGGGCACGCCGGCCGACCTGGTCGCCGACCGCTCGACGCTCACCGGGGAGCACCTCGCGGAGTACGTCGGGGCGTAG
- a CDS encoding flavodoxin family protein — MDTSPSIAIAYHSRRGHTHVLAEAVRAGAEAAGGTVAMVLVEEMQDGDWETLDAADAIVFGAPTLMGSASGAFHVFAEATSTRWSTQSWKDKIGAGFTHSSCKAGDKHITLGYFATLAAQHQMHWVNLGLAPGWHLSHESENDLNRLGYFNGAAAATMGDLGTDAVHKADIATAEHLGARVARHTAVVLAGRAALGVA, encoded by the coding sequence ATGGACACGTCACCCAGCATCGCGATCGCCTACCACTCGCGCCGCGGCCACACCCACGTGCTGGCGGAGGCCGTCAGGGCCGGCGCCGAGGCGGCGGGCGGCACGGTGGCGATGGTGCTCGTCGAGGAGATGCAGGACGGCGACTGGGAGACGCTGGACGCCGCGGACGCCATCGTGTTCGGGGCGCCGACGCTCATGGGCTCCGCCTCCGGCGCGTTCCACGTCTTCGCCGAGGCGACCAGCACGCGCTGGTCGACGCAGTCCTGGAAGGACAAGATCGGGGCGGGCTTCACGCACTCGTCGTGCAAGGCAGGCGACAAGCACATCACCCTCGGGTACTTCGCGACCCTCGCCGCCCAGCACCAGATGCACTGGGTCAACCTCGGCCTCGCGCCCGGCTGGCACCTCAGCCACGAGAGCGAGAACGACCTCAACCGCCTCGGCTACTTCAACGGCGCCGCCGCGGCCACCATGGGCGACCTGGGCACCGACGCCGTGCACAAGGCCGACATCGCGACCGCCGAGCACCTGGGCGCACGGGTCGCGCGGCACACCGCCGTGGTGCTCGCGGGACGGGCGGCGCTGGGCGTCGCGTGA
- a CDS encoding lyase family protein has product MTTDLDAGLLSPVRAGTPVEAAVSDRAWLQAMLDAEAALARAQARTGTMPATAAAAITAAARAELLDLRALACAARETANPVVGLVKALSGVVAERDPAAAEYVHRGSTSQDVFDTGAMLVCDRALRLVHADLLRTAGALAELAAGHRDTLMAGRTLTLHAVPTTFGLKAAGWRALVLDAAARLERVLAGGLPVALGGAAGTLAGYLEYAALDGAGAEDSGAYVERLTAAFADETGLAPATLPWHVLRTPIADVAAVTAVVAGALGKIAVDVQSLGRTEVAEVAEPAVAGRGGSSAMPHKRNPVLATLIRSASLQVPALAAAVTQCMVTEDERSAGAWHAEWHLLRECLRLAGGAAHTAVELAEGLQVRPERMRANMRLTENLVTSERVAAVLAPLLGKARAKELLTDAAAESERTGAGMPGLLAAVPAIAEHFDEPALAALLDPASYTGAAGPLVDRALADS; this is encoded by the coding sequence GTGACCACCGACCTCGACGCCGGCCTCCTGTCCCCCGTACGGGCCGGCACCCCCGTCGAAGCCGCCGTGTCGGACCGGGCGTGGCTTCAGGCGATGCTGGACGCCGAGGCGGCGCTGGCGCGCGCCCAGGCCCGTACGGGCACCATGCCCGCGACCGCCGCCGCCGCGATCACGGCCGCGGCCCGCGCCGAGCTGCTCGACCTGCGCGCGCTCGCCTGCGCCGCCCGCGAGACGGCCAACCCGGTCGTCGGGCTGGTCAAGGCGCTCAGCGGGGTGGTGGCCGAACGCGACCCCGCGGCCGCCGAGTACGTGCACCGGGGCTCGACCAGCCAGGACGTCTTCGACACCGGCGCGATGCTGGTGTGCGACCGGGCGCTGCGCCTCGTCCACGCCGACCTGCTGCGCACCGCGGGCGCCCTGGCGGAGCTGGCGGCCGGCCACCGCGACACGCTGATGGCCGGGCGGACCCTGACCCTGCACGCGGTGCCGACGACGTTCGGGCTGAAGGCCGCCGGCTGGCGGGCGCTGGTGCTGGACGCGGCCGCGCGGCTGGAGCGGGTGCTGGCCGGCGGGCTGCCGGTGGCGCTCGGCGGGGCGGCGGGAACGCTGGCCGGGTACCTGGAGTACGCGGCGCTGGACGGCGCGGGCGCGGAGGACTCCGGCGCCTACGTCGAGCGGCTGACCGCGGCGTTCGCCGACGAGACCGGGCTCGCGCCCGCCACCCTGCCCTGGCACGTGCTGCGCACCCCGATCGCCGACGTCGCGGCCGTCACCGCGGTCGTCGCCGGGGCGCTCGGCAAGATCGCCGTCGACGTGCAGTCCCTCGGCAGGACCGAGGTCGCCGAGGTGGCCGAGCCCGCGGTCGCGGGACGCGGCGGCTCGTCCGCGATGCCGCACAAGCGGAACCCGGTCCTCGCCACCCTGATCCGCAGTGCCTCCCTCCAGGTCCCGGCGCTGGCCGCCGCGGTGACCCAGTGCATGGTCACCGAGGACGAGCGCTCCGCCGGCGCGTGGCACGCCGAGTGGCATCTGCTGCGCGAGTGCCTGCGGCTGGCGGGCGGCGCGGCGCACACCGCCGTCGAACTGGCCGAGGGGCTCCAGGTCAGGCCCGAACGCATGCGCGCCAACATGCGGCTGACGGAGAACCTGGTCACCTCCGAGCGGGTCGCGGCGGTGCTCGCGCCGCTGCTCGGCAAGGCGCGGGCGAAGGAGTTGCTGACCGACGCGGCGGCGGAGTCGGAGCGTACGGGCGCGGGTATGCCGGGGCTCCTCGCGGCCGTGCCCGCGATCGCCGAACACTTCGACGAACCGGCGCTGGCGGCGCTCCTCGACCCCGCTTCCTACACCGGTGCGGCCGGGCCGCTGGTGGACCGGGCGCTCGCGGACTCGTAA
- a CDS encoding DUF5819 family protein: protein MEHAGRDRVMNDSNSVSLKEAPSEPPPWVDTAASRRSTALSRHLRTVVSGMVALGLVMTIAHLALVFLHVAPSNPFSQRYEKQIHSWVYPLFEQNWRLFAPNPESVDRQISVRTRHTTADGESQVSPWFDLTALDNAAVRHHIAPSHTAQNTLRRAWTAYVEMHGNTDESHSERAVMMEQYLRNVAAQRVSAARGGDFEALQMRVVTQPITGPAGAEGSRPQPQPAETRNLPWWKVERDAL, encoded by the coding sequence ATGGAACATGCCGGTCGTGACCGCGTAATGAACGACAGTAATTCGGTGAGCCTGAAAGAAGCCCCTTCTGAACCTCCGCCATGGGTGGACACCGCAGCATCGCGACGCTCGACGGCCCTGTCGCGTCACCTGAGAACTGTGGTCAGCGGCATGGTTGCCCTGGGCCTGGTGATGACGATCGCTCACCTCGCCCTGGTGTTCTTGCACGTGGCACCCTCCAATCCCTTCTCGCAACGCTACGAAAAGCAGATCCACTCCTGGGTGTATCCACTCTTCGAGCAGAATTGGCGGTTGTTCGCCCCGAACCCGGAATCGGTCGACCGGCAGATCTCCGTGCGAACACGGCACACCACGGCCGACGGTGAGTCACAGGTCAGCCCCTGGTTCGATCTCACCGCCTTGGACAACGCCGCGGTACGGCACCACATCGCACCAAGCCACACGGCACAGAACACGCTGCGCCGGGCATGGACCGCTTACGTCGAAATGCACGGCAACACCGATGAATCCCACTCCGAACGCGCCGTGATGATGGAGCAGTACCTACGCAACGTGGCCGCACAACGAGTCTCAGCGGCACGGGGCGGAGACTTCGAGGCCCTTCAGATGCGCGTGGTCACGCAGCCCATCACGGGCCCCGCCGGCGCGGAGGGCTCCCGGCCGCAACCCCAGCCCGCGGAAACACGGAACCTGCCGTGGTGGAAGGTGGAACGCGATGCACTCTGA
- a CDS encoding tropomyosin produces the protein MADSPEDHFGALGDDLTRVLHLGWNAGAMFQGRGDPRQTVGFDVDLCAYSLTDGSPGRPFLRVSDETGSANNFEVHDVAAAAFMLQQMAGAVRNLAGFLEMLSARQEAEEAQWQAVRLDGEVRQAEQQRARAEAGLRQAQEYIAVLEREMEAASAARDTANWQVEAARERLADAERTARESRRVAEAAAARSARLEGAR, from the coding sequence ATGGCCGACTCACCGGAAGACCATTTCGGGGCTCTCGGTGACGACCTGACCCGGGTGCTGCACCTGGGCTGGAATGCCGGGGCGATGTTCCAGGGGCGGGGCGACCCGCGCCAGACAGTGGGGTTCGATGTGGATCTGTGCGCGTACTCGTTGACCGACGGCAGTCCCGGGCGGCCGTTCCTGCGGGTGTCGGACGAGACCGGCAGCGCCAACAACTTCGAGGTGCACGACGTGGCGGCCGCCGCGTTCATGCTCCAGCAGATGGCCGGCGCGGTGCGGAACCTCGCCGGCTTCCTGGAGATGCTCAGCGCGCGCCAGGAGGCCGAGGAGGCGCAGTGGCAGGCCGTCCGGCTGGACGGCGAGGTGCGCCAGGCCGAGCAGCAGCGGGCCAGGGCCGAGGCCGGGCTGCGCCAGGCACAGGAGTACATCGCCGTCCTGGAACGCGAGATGGAGGCGGCGAGCGCGGCGCGGGACACGGCGAACTGGCAGGTGGAGGCGGCCCGCGAGCGGTTGGCGGACGCCGAGCGCACCGCGCGGGAGAGCCGCCGGGTCGCGGAGGCCGCCGCGGCCCGCTCGGCCCGGCTGGAGGGCGCGCGCTAG